A part of Rhinoderma darwinii isolate aRhiDar2 chromosome 1, aRhiDar2.hap1, whole genome shotgun sequence genomic DNA contains:
- the LOC142753840 gene encoding fibrinogen alpha chain-like, which yields MINKHNGKAQRSDSDSPYWQVSKCPNGCRVKGLITKTEKEIFSRVDSAKQSWVTSNSHNIKILSELKHLHEVADRNILTEKETLKNFAQLGNELRKKLTNLKKKVNEQVTKIRHLYSETEDQLSIMKTMEVDIDIKIRTCKGSCQNAEVFMTNLENYGAWMKDLDTIRNNQRDDTKTLSNICFDNLHFTEKNSTSFKQLWPLMEMEQLEMFDRIDQYRLKLEDV from the exons ATGATTAATAAACACAATGGCAAAGCCCAGAGAAGTGACTCAGATTCTCCTTATTGGCAGGTCAGCAAGTGCCCAAATGGGTGTAGGGTAAAAGGCCTGATAACCAAAACTGAGAAGGAGATTTTCAGTCGAGTGGATTCTGCAAAACAATCCTGGGTGACAAGTAACTCTCACAATATAAAAATTCTTTCAGAATTAAAACATCTTCATGAAGTTGCAGATCGAAATATACTTACAGAGAAAG AAACATTGAAAAACTTTGCCCAGCTTGGAAATGAATTAAGGAAGAAACTTActaaccttaaaaaaaaggtgaaCGAACAAGTAACAAAAATCAGGCACTTATATAGTGAGACTGAAGATCAGCTTTCAATAATGAAAACAATGGAG GTGGATATTGACATCAAGATTCGCACCTGCAAAGGATCATGTCAAAATGCTGAGGTTTTCATGACCAACCTCGAAAATTATGGGGCCTGGATGAAAGATTTGGACACAATAAGGAATAACCAAAGAGATGACACCAAAACTCTGAGTAACATATGCTTTGATAACCTACATTTTACAGAGAAAAATTCCACTAGCTTCAAACAACTATGGCCTCTAATGGAAATGGAACAGTTGGAGATGTTTGACCGTATAGACCAGTATAGGCTAAAATTAGAAGATGTATGA